A window from Bufo bufo chromosome 1, aBufBuf1.1, whole genome shotgun sequence encodes these proteins:
- the LOC120986426 gene encoding tetratricopeptide repeat protein 39A-like isoform X1 yields MSRAQDPPVRSNMDLYRDLSDCMDALNLFLNNRFDESLELLQPRAKDSMYHSLVYGTILEMQAMMTFEHDDISNAGQVMKQAQELCQRFRKKTSLLYKSGAETFTEVEAHAEVCFAECLLQRAALIFLQDENMIHFIKGGMKVRSSYLIYRDLNNFVQSNGFKKGESHVHLQGGVSLGIGAFNLTLSLFPPRILKILEFAGFSGDKDYGLSQLREGASSYNLRSLLCTMVLLCYYTLLSIVLGIGDEDLTEADSLLQPYLSRYPKSVIFLFFAGRIEEIKGNIDQAIHWFESGCSAQQSWKQFHHVCYWELMWCFAYKGMWKVAYFYADLLSKESRWSKATYVFMKAAFLSMLPADEPRPFGESEVELFRLMPSLKQKIAGKSQPTEKYAVRKARRYQAKDPVSLPVPALDIMYLWNGFSVLGKDVRLTEDTLNTLCEAENRLLQEPANEYLDDDRCSILLLKGLCLKHQGRLAQAEQCFTHIYQSEKKIKYDHHLVPNSLLELSLLYMQQRRGEDAIPLLRRAKNNYKSYSMESRTLFRIHAALSKLKAAESEENSTDGASPL; encoded by the exons GTCTAACATGGACCTGTACCGGGATCTCAGTGATTGTATGGACGCTCTCAATCTTTTCCTGAACAACCGCTTCGATGAAAGCCTGGAACTTCTACAACCAAG GGCTAAAGACAGCATGTACCACAGTCTCGTATATGGCACTATCCTGGAGATGCAGGCTATGATGACATTCGAACACGATGACATCAGCAATGCTGGGCAGGTGATGAAGCAGGCACAAGAGCTATGCCAAAG gttCAGGAAGAAAACTTCCCTCCTTTATAAATCCGGAGCAGAAACCTTTACAGAAG TTGAGGCACATGCAGAAGTTTGCTTCGCCGAGTGTCTGCTACAAAGGGCGGCTTTGATCTTCCTGCAG GATGAGAATATGATACATTTCATAAAGGGTGGGATGAAGGTTCGGAGTAGTTACCTCATCTACAG AGATCTGAATAACTTTGTGCAGTCCAATGGCTTCAAGAAGGGCGAGTCACACGTTCACCTCCAGGGCGGCGTCTCGCTGGGTATTGGAGCATTTAATTTG ACGTTGTCTCTCTTCCCTCCACGAATTTTGAAGATTCTGGAATTTGCCGGCTTCTCTGGAGATAAG GATTATGGTCTTAGTCAGCTCCGTGAAGGTGCCTCATCGTATAACCTGCGCTCCTTGCTATGCACCATGGTTCTGCTATGTTACTACACCCTCCTGAGCATTGTCCTAG GAATCGGTGATGAAGATCTTACAGAAGCCGATTCCCTTCTTCAGCCCTACCTCAGCCGATATCCTAAG AGCGTCATCTTCCTGTTTTTTGCTGGAAGGATCGAGGAAATTAAAGGCAACATTGATCAA GCCATCCACTGGTTTGAGTCTGGTTGTTCAGCCCAGCAGTCCTGGAAGCAGTTCCACCACGTGTGTTACTGGGAGCTGATGTGGTGCTTTGCCTACAAGGGGATGTGGAAGGTGGCATACTTCTATGCGGATCTCCTGAGCAAAGAAAGCCGCTGGTCAAAG GCCACGTACGTGTTCATGAAGGCGGCCTTTCTCAGCATGCTACCTGCTGACGAGCCCCGGCCTTTCGGAGAGAGTGAGGTGGAGCTGTTCAG GCTTATGCCCTCAttgaaacaaaaaatagctgGAAAATCTCAACCCACTGAAAAGTATGCCGTCCGGAAGGCGAGGAGATACCAGGCCAAGGATCCTGTCAGCTTACCCGTCCCAGCACTG GACATAATGTACTTGTGGAATGGATTTTCTGTGCTTGGGAAGGACGTCCGGTTGACAGAAGACACCTTGAATACGCTTTGTGAGGCTGAGAACCGCCTGCTGCAAGAGCCAG CCAACGAGTACCTGGACGACGACCGCTGCTCCATATTACTCCTAAAAGGTCTGTGCCTGAAGCATCAGGGGAGGCTGGCGCAGGCTGAACAATGCTTCACCCACATCTACCAGAG TGAGAAAAAGATAAAGTACGATCACCATTTAGTCCCCAACTCCTTGCTGGAGCTGAGCCTCCTTTATATGCAGCAACGCAGAGGAGAAGATGCCATCCCACTCCTACGACGTGCCAA AAACAATTACAAGAGTTACTCCATGGAATCACGGACCCTCTTCAGGATTCACGCTGCGCTCTCAAAGCTTAAAGCCGCAGAATCGGAGGAGAACAGCACAGATGGCGCCAGCCCGTTATGA
- the LOC120986426 gene encoding tetratricopeptide repeat protein 39A-like isoform X2: MDLYRDLSDCMDALNLFLNNRFDESLELLQPRAKDSMYHSLVYGTILEMQAMMTFEHDDISNAGQVMKQAQELCQRFRKKTSLLYKSGAETFTEVEAHAEVCFAECLLQRAALIFLQDENMIHFIKGGMKVRSSYLIYRDLNNFVQSNGFKKGESHVHLQGGVSLGIGAFNLTLSLFPPRILKILEFAGFSGDKDYGLSQLREGASSYNLRSLLCTMVLLCYYTLLSIVLGIGDEDLTEADSLLQPYLSRYPKSVIFLFFAGRIEEIKGNIDQAIHWFESGCSAQQSWKQFHHVCYWELMWCFAYKGMWKVAYFYADLLSKESRWSKATYVFMKAAFLSMLPADEPRPFGESEVELFRLMPSLKQKIAGKSQPTEKYAVRKARRYQAKDPVSLPVPALDIMYLWNGFSVLGKDVRLTEDTLNTLCEAENRLLQEPANEYLDDDRCSILLLKGLCLKHQGRLAQAEQCFTHIYQSEKKIKYDHHLVPNSLLELSLLYMQQRRGEDAIPLLRRAKNNYKSYSMESRTLFRIHAALSKLKAAESEENSTDGASPL, translated from the exons ATGGACCTGTACCGGGATCTCAGTGATTGTATGGACGCTCTCAATCTTTTCCTGAACAACCGCTTCGATGAAAGCCTGGAACTTCTACAACCAAG GGCTAAAGACAGCATGTACCACAGTCTCGTATATGGCACTATCCTGGAGATGCAGGCTATGATGACATTCGAACACGATGACATCAGCAATGCTGGGCAGGTGATGAAGCAGGCACAAGAGCTATGCCAAAG gttCAGGAAGAAAACTTCCCTCCTTTATAAATCCGGAGCAGAAACCTTTACAGAAG TTGAGGCACATGCAGAAGTTTGCTTCGCCGAGTGTCTGCTACAAAGGGCGGCTTTGATCTTCCTGCAG GATGAGAATATGATACATTTCATAAAGGGTGGGATGAAGGTTCGGAGTAGTTACCTCATCTACAG AGATCTGAATAACTTTGTGCAGTCCAATGGCTTCAAGAAGGGCGAGTCACACGTTCACCTCCAGGGCGGCGTCTCGCTGGGTATTGGAGCATTTAATTTG ACGTTGTCTCTCTTCCCTCCACGAATTTTGAAGATTCTGGAATTTGCCGGCTTCTCTGGAGATAAG GATTATGGTCTTAGTCAGCTCCGTGAAGGTGCCTCATCGTATAACCTGCGCTCCTTGCTATGCACCATGGTTCTGCTATGTTACTACACCCTCCTGAGCATTGTCCTAG GAATCGGTGATGAAGATCTTACAGAAGCCGATTCCCTTCTTCAGCCCTACCTCAGCCGATATCCTAAG AGCGTCATCTTCCTGTTTTTTGCTGGAAGGATCGAGGAAATTAAAGGCAACATTGATCAA GCCATCCACTGGTTTGAGTCTGGTTGTTCAGCCCAGCAGTCCTGGAAGCAGTTCCACCACGTGTGTTACTGGGAGCTGATGTGGTGCTTTGCCTACAAGGGGATGTGGAAGGTGGCATACTTCTATGCGGATCTCCTGAGCAAAGAAAGCCGCTGGTCAAAG GCCACGTACGTGTTCATGAAGGCGGCCTTTCTCAGCATGCTACCTGCTGACGAGCCCCGGCCTTTCGGAGAGAGTGAGGTGGAGCTGTTCAG GCTTATGCCCTCAttgaaacaaaaaatagctgGAAAATCTCAACCCACTGAAAAGTATGCCGTCCGGAAGGCGAGGAGATACCAGGCCAAGGATCCTGTCAGCTTACCCGTCCCAGCACTG GACATAATGTACTTGTGGAATGGATTTTCTGTGCTTGGGAAGGACGTCCGGTTGACAGAAGACACCTTGAATACGCTTTGTGAGGCTGAGAACCGCCTGCTGCAAGAGCCAG CCAACGAGTACCTGGACGACGACCGCTGCTCCATATTACTCCTAAAAGGTCTGTGCCTGAAGCATCAGGGGAGGCTGGCGCAGGCTGAACAATGCTTCACCCACATCTACCAGAG TGAGAAAAAGATAAAGTACGATCACCATTTAGTCCCCAACTCCTTGCTGGAGCTGAGCCTCCTTTATATGCAGCAACGCAGAGGAGAAGATGCCATCCCACTCCTACGACGTGCCAA AAACAATTACAAGAGTTACTCCATGGAATCACGGACCCTCTTCAGGATTCACGCTGCGCTCTCAAAGCTTAAAGCCGCAGAATCGGAGGAGAACAGCACAGATGGCGCCAGCCCGTTATGA